One Globicephala melas chromosome 4, mGloMel1.2, whole genome shotgun sequence genomic window carries:
- the DYNLT2B gene encoding dynein light chain Tctex-type protein 2B, translating into MSVAAPFSKRTSFSAVEGLPETEKNAGESENTYILRPIFQQRFRPSVVRDRIHAVLKEELANAEYSPEEMPQLTKRLSENIKDKLKEMGFDRYKMVVQVVIGEQRGEGVFMAARCFWDADADNCTHDVFMNDSLFCVVAAFGCFYY; encoded by the exons ATGTCGGTCGCCGCACCCTTCTCAAAGCGCACGTCCTTCTCTGCGGTCGAAGGGTTACCTGAGACTGAGAAGAACGCTGGAGAGTCCGAGAATACCTATATTCTGCGGCCCATTTTCCAGCAAAG GTTCAGACCCTCTGTGGTTAGAGACCGTATCCATGCTGTGCTCAAGGAGGAACTGGCAAATGCTGAATACTCTCCAGAAGAAATGCCTCAGCTCACAAAACGTTtatcagaaaatattaaagataaattaaaag aaatggGATTTGACCGATATAAAATGGTGGTGCAAGTAGTGATTGGAGAACAAAGAGGGGAAGGTGTATT CATGGCTGCTCGCTGTTTCTGGGATGCTGACGCTGACAACTGTACTCATGATGTTTTCATGAAT gacaGTTTATTCTGTGTTGTAGCGGCATTTGGCTGTTTCTACTATTGA